The genomic stretch ccaccatgaccctgaatgggataagcgcttacagacaatgaatgaattcatgatTAATTTCTACTGAATTACTACTAATATATAATGTCAATTATATAAGTTTACAAATAATATACTCAGTTACAAATTATGTTATTTTTGCCACTATAAGTGATATAAGTAATATATTTCTAATTTACAAGTATTGTAAATTGTAATACTGTGTTTCATGGTATTATATGTTACTGCTACTTTtatactttttacttttataaGTGAGTTTTTTGAACAGTCCTGTTTGTTTGTACTAatgatattgtgatatatatttaatattttattaataattaaaacactttttatttgtttttagacTTCAGTCTGCCAGTTGAGAGAATTCTACTCATATCAGAAGATTGGGAACTTGTATATTCAGTATACATCAAGTGTAACTTCATAtcatttaaatgacatatttttaGTGATTTTAGTACAAAATATTGTTTCCAAATAACATATAAAGTACTTAAATATTTCAGcaaaaccttttatttattttatttcttgaaGGTAGTTTGAGCTAAACATGCTCAGTTCTTAGAGGAAGTAATAGACAGAATTGTTCAAAGTGGTTGTGAAAGGACATATTTACAGAAAGTTGTTGCATTAAACAGTTATGAAAATTGATATGATGCCGAAGATATTGTTTTATGATTGGTTTAAGATACATTTTGAAAcacagtgtatttttaaaagacTGGAGAAGTACTAACGTCATGTAGAAGATAAAGACTAGAAGCTAACATGGGAACATTAGGGAGAATGGATTTTCTAGGATTGTTCCAACAAACCAAAGTGAAGTACTAGTAATAGATGTACATGGCATTGTAAGGCAACGTAGCCCAAATTATTTCACCAATGTCACCATTTCTTATAAACCACTGCTGTTTGTAGagagtaaataataataatgtgttgtaGACATGTAGATGTCTTGTTACATTCAGCACCACTAGAAATAAGACTGAAAACCCCTCACCAGACCACTCTGAATgaatttgtttacatctcagctCTGAAATTTCCAAACATAGGCTTTCCAAATTTCCAAACACAGGCTCATATTAAACATAGTCTGAGGAGAACTGCGGTGAGAGTTAATACATCTGACTAAGGATTAAGTCATTTGGGGTTTTTCAGTTTGGATGTAGGAATATTTTGTTCCTGTCAGTGGTACAGTGTTTTCGGTttgaccaccagatggcagaaatgctctctctctctctctctctctctctctctctctctctctctcttttcaactCAAACTTGGATGACCTGTGTTTTATGTATATCAGTACTGTTTAATATGAGTTGTCTAATGTTTTTCCCCTCTGTAGGTGCATATGATTTAACAAGAGTGACATCATGGACTCCCTTAGGTGCTTGGATACTACAGCCTGAAAGAGCTGGTTGACAGTATAGGCAACTCTCAGCTTCCAGTGGCCAAGGGTAGATATGGGACATGTGGCAGTGTTAGCAGGCTAATTACTAACTGGATTACCTGTGGTTAGTGTATTAGTGGAGATATGAGTGAGCTTCAGCCATCATCACGGACCATGAAACCTCCAAATGAGGTCCAACACAGCTTGAAGTTACCATTACAAACTGGTTCTGTAGATGCCACCACTTTTACTGAGTGTTCCATATTGTCATCAGCATCGTCATCATCCTCAGCCTCTCCAGACTCGATGCGTAGTCTTAGCAGTCTTAGCAATGGACGAACTGACAGCCCACTGGACGTGGACATGGCAGAGGGGATAATTATGGTTAGGAAAGTGACCACAGGTGAGGATGACTCTGGGATTCAGAGTCCTGATTGTAGACTTGAAAATGACAATGAGAACTCAGTGTCTGTCTACTTAGACGCCAAAGAAGAAAGCTGGTCAAAGATCTATGATGATCAAGATAATGTTACTTTGATACTGACTCATAAACAAGACCCCAACAATGACCGTAGTGATGCGCAGAGCAATGGTGATCATGGCAGGAGGAGTTCAGAAGACTCTTCAGCAACAGAAGCAGCACTATGCTGTTCTGGGTATGAGGAGGTGGACAATGATGAAGAGGAAGACTCGTTTCTGTCTCTGAGTTCAGCTGATTTGGGGATGAAGTGTCATGATGAGTCTGAGGAGGCCCAGATGCAGAGCTCTTCCAGGTGCACAATGGTGGAGCATCTGAGTGTGATCCATCAGGAGAATCCTGGGTTACCGGAGCCTCACTCAGATGCCCAGGGGAAAAACACAGCTATAATTCTTGATTTGGTCCTTGTGAGTGAGCTTCATCAGGAAAGAATGGACCATCACACTGAGGAAAACCAGATGCAGAGTTCAACCAAGGCCCTTGATATGAGCCTTGTGGGTGAGCTCCTTCAGGAAGCTCTTGTGGAGTCAGTGGAGCTCCACACTGAAAAAGATCCTGGGAATACATTCCAACATCAGGTTCCTGAGGAACCAATGGAGCTTCTAACTGAGGAAGACCAGGTTCAAAACTCAGCCAGGATCCTTGAAGTGGGACCTGTGCGTGAGCGCCATCAGGGGGCCCTTCATGAATCAATGGAACTTCATGCTGAGGAAGAGCAGATGCAGAGCTCCATGAATGAGCTCTATCAAGAAGAACTTCAAAAAGCAGCACAGCTTCACATTGAAGAGGGCCAGTCACAGAGGTCTTCCAGGAGGCCCTCTGTCGACCCAGGGTATGAAGATCAAGAAGCAATGGAATTTTACACTGAAGAAGGCCAGATGCAGAGCTACGTGGAGAGGCTGGATGTCAGCCCTTTGAGTTTGCTCCATCAAGATTCTGTGCCAGAACCAGCTGAGCCTCTTGTTGAGATAAGCCCCTCTCCAGCACCATGTCTATCTCTGTTACATCTTTCACAACCAAAACAGGACCTCGAAAACATGACTATCTCATCCACACCTACAGTCACAGACTCTCCTAGCAAAGCAAAACCCACTTCTCAAAGCCAAAAATATAGTCCAGGTCAGGTCCAAACCAGACCTTCCGCAAGGACTTCTTTGACCAAAGCCACCAGAGCCGAAATCAAAAGGTTTCCTAGACCTGATTTAAAGAATGTCAAACCAAAGGTCATCTCAAGGTCTAGTTCTGCACCAAGACCTGTTACTGCCAGTCAATCAGGGGCAGGAACTGAGAGGAAGCTTCCACCCACTAGGGGGCGACCAGCCAATAGGAAAGAGCAAGATGCTGATGGCATTGTCAAGAAGACAAAAAGATCGTCATCAAATCAGGCAAGAACAACTGTCCCAGATATCAAATCTAGAGCCATAATATTCCAAGTAGAGAGAAATGATGCCAGACAGAGCTCAGAGATGGTCATCAATGACAACCAGGGGCAAAACGAAAGAACCATGGTCATGGAAGTAGTAAAAGAAGAACATGAATGTTGCAATGAGGAGGTCAATCTAGAGGACCTTCCAGAAGAGATTCCGAAGGACATAGACCCAGTAAGTGACTCTTGCTTTTCTTACCTGTCCTCTCAAGAATTCCTTAAACATCAGACATCTGGTACAATTCTAGCATCAAACATTACACATTACAAAGGTCCTAGAGGCAGATTGTCATCAGAAaattagaagctgttactgcaagAATGAGGGATGCATCCCCATTACCTCACACTGTACTTTTAGAATTAAGGTTAGGCAACTGAGGCAATTCTGGAGCACTACACTTCTCACAGAAAATATACTCCCCCCATTTCCAGAGCAAACAAAGCAGATAGCAGCAACTTTTGAGgaaatattttctgaattttattaatttaaaatatgtatttgattaacattgtgaacatcacctttaatgtCTGGGCTTAGAATTGCAGCTAGTGTTAATTTTAGGTTTGAAGTTTAGGATGATttggggtttagggttaggataGGCTGATGCCTAATGCTGAGGTCAGTAATTGGGGTTTGGCCTAGGGTTAAGATTTGGTCTAGTGCTAAGGTCAAATTTAAGTAcagagttagggttaggtttaagggTTATGGGTTAAGTACAGAGTTAGGTTTAGGGGTTCAGTGTTAAGtacagggttaggtttagggccTTCCATACACTCATGATTCCAACATTTAAAGCTGCACATGATGGTAAATTCTCTTTTACCACCCCtttaccatctctctctctctctctctctctctctctctctctctctctttctctctctctctctctctctctctttctctctctctctctttctctctctctctctctctctctctctctcttgtctgtttccaacttttttctctctctgtcttccctCCTTCTTATGTTTTCTGTTTCCCTTTTCCTTTTCCCCTCCTTCTTttctgctcctcctcttccttctctcactctctctatttctcgctccctctctcatgTCTAACAGCATGTTGTCTGTGTATGGGACTCTGTCGTGGAGTTCTCTCTCTAATCCCTCTGATTTTCTGCAGACAAATTCTAGGGGCTCTGGAGTGAAGACCCCCAGAGTTGTGGGTGGGAGAACTGGTGAGTGTctttcgcacacacacacacacacacacacgcacaaaatgCTGTGTTCCACATGTACGCACTCAAAGTTTTTAAAAGTTGTtgagaactgtgtgtgtgtgtgtgcgtgtgtgtgtgtgcgtgtgcgtgtgtgtgtgtgtgtgtatgtgtgtgtgtctgcgtgtgtgagAGCACATGTTGGAATGTCAAACGTATTTTAAAACCACACTCTGCAATTCCACACAAAGACTGATTCTGTATGCAAGTACCTATAATGTAAGTACTGTTATAAAATACAACACTGTGCACAAGTCAGAGACCACAACTCAGCTGAACACTGTGGttctgaaaggacatggagtTGTTGACACACTCTtattgagaaaaggaaatagtcACAAATGTAAAACATGTACACTAGATTctgacaaatacacacacacacacacacacacacactgaatgggCAGctggtgtaaacacacacacacaggtttgtgtTACGTAATACTCTtcctttctcctcctctctttctttcttccctgATAATGGAGAATGTTTTGTTCTCTCTGGTTATCTGCCCTCAGAGACAAGTGTACTtcgggaagtgtgtgtgtgtgtgtgtgtgtgtgtgagagagagagagagagagagagagagagaaagagagagagtgaaatgtATCCCTGGACTTATTTGTTGGTTTCTTTCTGACATATACtttacgtctctctctctctctctctcactctctctctctctctctctctctctctctctctctttttttttttttttttttctttgttttgtggaaAGGTTAGATTCCTCCTGGACAATCCCTGGCTTGTTTCATGTGTCCAGAGCTTGGAGTCTCCACTCTGACCCCAGTCAGGACTACAGCCAGgcttttgtctgtctgtgtgtgtgtgtgtgtgtgtgtgtgtgtgtgtgtgtgtgtgtgtgtgtgtgtgtgtgtgagtgtgtgagtgtatgtgtgtgtaattccTGATTCATTTCCTAAACATCTctggtctctttctctctctctctctctctctctctctctctctctctctcaaaaaaaaaaaaaatcagatgtgCATTATTTGGCATGACAAATATTGACACTTGTTTTACCAAAGCTATGTTCAATGTCAGTGGAacacaaaagaacatttaaagtaaagaaactgtaaatgtaactccctctctctctctttgtctctctctctctctctctctctctctctttctctctctccctctctatgaGGATATGAAACAGAGAGAGTCCTTAACTGCACTTTCACCACGAATCCAGTGGTGTGTGAAGATGATGATTAttatgatgaaggtgatgacaatgatgatgatatgatgatgatgatgatggtgtatTTTTTATGATGCAGGCATTTCCAAAATGTGTGGCCCTGCTTCTTCCtgtaaacctcttcaaaaagcTGCCATCTCCAAACTGCCAATCAAAAGTGGCAGCCTACCCACAAGCCTCAGCTCCTCGTCCCTTGGGAGTGCAGCCAGCGAcaacagaggtgtgtgtgttttcaaatgTGTCAGATGTGTCAAAACAGGCTTGAACtgccacttaaggtggaatggataatTCAGTGTTAATAAGCAGTTCTCTGAGTCGTCATGGCAACAGAGATGCAGTTTCTATGGAAATGCACTGCCGTAATATTTACTTTAGGACTAATCATCATTTCCATAAAAACCAGGATAACATCACAGCTTCATCATATGAGCCCTTGATTAAGGTGTGtagttatggtgtgtgtgtgtgtgtgtgtgtgtgtgtgtgtgtgtgcactaatCAGCTGTGCCAAACTTTAATATCTCACAAATGTATTTCcttaattatataaaaagttTGAACTGATTGAAACTAAGTCCCTTCTCACACACTGGGCACTGACCGTAGGCTCACATGCAGCCGCTTCATGCTTATCTATGCCCTAAAGCAGTTGACCTTGCTCTTGTCCTCTCTGTCCTCCCTGTCCTCTCCATCCTCAGGAGTGGTCCAGGTGATGAAGGGTGAAGAGAAGACTGTTAGACCCTCCTGTTCCTCACTCTCAAAACCTGCTAATAACAAAACAGCAGACCTACGCAACAGGGCGAACGCTACACCTGCTAAACACACGGGtgaggatacacacacacacagaaacaggacTCGTTAGCTCTTACTATGTCTCTGACTGCCTGAATGATATAAATTCTTAGCATGTTTACTATGTCCTTAatactaaaaatgtatttttttattcatataatttttaatataattattatataacttctgCATATCAGACTATGAAAGaacattaatacattattaatactatttttaaaatataatacgaGTCATAAATATAATACAGTTCATTTTTCCAAAAGCCTCCCATACCtacctttcaaaataaaagtccatcCTGACCAAACATCTGTTCCTCATTATGTGTAACCCTGGGTTCAAACAAGTTAATCGACACGTTGCAGGTCGTTAATCAGTTTAATTGTGCTTGTCACCTCCTTGATTGATCAAAGTAATGAGGCGCTAAACAGCGGCTCttgatgtttgttttgttttcagtctgtggaccaaaccagaccacaaCCTGCTTATTAATGAACTGATTTGAGTTTCACGGCACTGTTCTGCATTTGCCATTTAGAATATGCCTCTATTTACATATAAATGGCAAATGCCTCTTAATATGCCTCTTATCAAAACATGATCTTTGATATATAAACAAGTTGAAATGACTGTGTCAGAAATGATTAATATATTTAAGCATAATGTTTAGGACTatataaatgtcattttcagtaaaataaaaaaatgcacttgtttgtttaagttcatttaattatacttatttattttatgaaatatattagatttatttttgttaccGGGTTCTTGAtattagtttgttttaaaatatcattctagctcctataatttagctttatTTACTTCAGCTAACATAATTTCTTTTACATCAATAAAGTTAATcaagttaaataaaattatttattattacattttaatacaaattTATATCAAGAATTGATTAAAAATAACTACATAATGTACATTATGTCAGTAATCATTTTGagatatattaaattattttattacttcatttttatacaagatttttataataataatatataataataataataataataataatataatcttattatttaaatttgtcaGCATTTTTAGATACAGgttttttagaaatatatttttctccTTTGAATATGGATtagtatttatttgttattgaaTTAATCTGCAACAAATTAGATTGAAAAAATTTACTTATTTTCTTATCAGCAGTTTTAGGATTAGTACCAGGATTAGGATTAGGATTCTGGTTAAAGCTTAAGATCAGGATTAGAGGGAGTATCAGACCTAGGTTTAGTAAAGACAGGTAGAGTCTGAGAATAGAGTAAGTTTAAGGTAAGTTAAAACTCATCTCTGATGGAACAAAAACACTGAATGGACAGTTTGACAAAAGAAATGATTGACAGTTCAGTTGAATGGCCTTAGTGTGGATCAAAGACTTAACACCCAACCCACCAATTTACTGACCAATCAACAAGCAGGAGCCCTGCCCAGTGACATATATATTGATCAAGGTATTTACCTGTTCTACCATTAAAGCCCTTGGAGCCAGAAGTGTTAGCactcctttttatttatttactttttgctccttgtcttttttttttttctggagctGAACTGAAATGAAGTTTGATTTTTTCTGCACCGTGTTTTTAGGCCAAAAGCCTATTCGCTCTCCAGTCAAAACTACCCAGAATGCCCGCAGTGGATCAGCAAAAACCAACCCACCCCCTGCaggtatggtgtgtgtgtgtgtgtgtgtgtgtgtatttgtgtgtttgtgtgtgtgtgtgtgtgtattgtttttctgtgttctcatTGGCCTGTGTAgcagtgtgtgggttgtgttacattgtattttttttgaGAGTTGTATTGTTACACACTGTTTTTCAAAGGGAACAAGTAACCAGAACATagcacagcaaattctccagtgttaaatcaacactattagtgttaacctAACACaaagagtgttaaattattacactaacattgttaatttaacactaaaagtgttgatttaacactggataatttgctgtgtgtgtgtgtgtgtgtgtgtgtgtgtgtgtgtgtgtgtaagaaagaTGAAGAAAGATCTATTTGTCTTTTAGGCCAgttcccaaacacacacacacacaccaatctataacacacagcacacagtgCCTTACATTAAAAACTAGTGTGTGCCTCTGGAATTGTAAACAGCTGTgggccttgtgtgtgtgtgtgtgtgtgtgtgtgtgtgtgtgtgtgtgtgtgtgtgtgtgtgtgtgtgtgtgtgtgtgttttctgacatttaagtataatattttaattgagGCCACCCACCACTgcttctcacacacagagacacatacacactggtGTTACTGACTCAACCTGAAGGCATTTGAGGCAAAGCCCTCAAATATTTCAGATCTATGTcaaagactgagagagagagagagagagagagagagagagaaagataggaGAGAAAAGATAGATAgtaaaaaagaagagaaggaaaaagggagaaagagagaaaaaggaagtgagaaaaagaaaaggtatAGAGAGAAAGATAGGAGAAAAAAGTTATAGATAAtaacaaagaagagagagataaactgtgtgtgtgtgggtttgtgtgtgtgtgtgtgtgtgtgtgtgagtgatgctGTCACCATGGCAACGTTTTCATGGCTGCATGCCACTGGCAGTCACAGTCTGCTGTGAGACACAAAATTATGTTTTGTTGTATGATGTGGAGGGAATgggcagtatgtgtgtgtgtgtgtgtgtgtctgtgtgtctgtgtgtttgtgtgtgtatctgtgtgagaGGGCTAATTAGCATGCAGCTGCCCattccatctgtctgtctgtatttcTGTAAAGCACAATAGAATAAAAGCACAGCCATTCACacgcacccccccccccacacacacacacaccgctcaaAGCATTTCTTCACAAAAGACATTCATCAGtattcatctctctctttctctctctctctctctctctctctctctctctctctctctccctctccctctccctctctctctctctctctctctctctcactctctctctccctctctctctctctctctctctctctctctaacctctCTCTTTGATTCTTAGCATTGGGAATTGGGAATTGTGACCTCAGGCTCTGCGTCCCAGATCATGTCATCTTCCCTGTAGATACACACTGTATCCACAGTCAGCTGCAATCCTCCAGCAGCCGTACCCCCTGATTAAAGCAGGGGGTCTACACACTTACATCCATGCTCCTCTGTAGCTTTGATTTGTGTGCCTCACTTTCTGTatccagctgagagagagagagagagagagagagagagagagaggaagagaataTTGAACTGAAATtgaaagaagggagagagaaaaggagagagagaaagagaaagaaagagagagagaggtgggaggGTTTATAATTATTCACAGCCTCACCCTTTCCTACACACTCTTCCCCTCCccctctgtgtttatgtgtgagtgtgtgtgtttgtgtgtgcgtctaGGTTGTTAGTATTTACTGCCTCTGTATTGGTGTAGTATTTACACTGTGGCGTATCCATTCAGCACCTTTGCTCCCTGGACAGCTCCTCTCTCATCATCCTGGTTGCCGTGGCGATGCGGTCTCCATCCACCTGATATCTGAAGCGAGGGGGAGGGGCTTCTCCGGCATTTTccctttctcctccctctctttttccctctcttttaACCCGATGGCCACATTGCTCTTGTCTGTCGTGGAGCGCtgagagtgatggagctctgatCTTTACCTCATAGACGTTTCTAACTGGGCAGTGTTCTGGTCAACAGcttggagagacagagaaagagagagtgtgtgtgggtgtgtgtatgtgtgtgtgtatgtgtgtttctggaccatgCTGTGGTCACCCCGTCTCCCGCTGTCTAACTTCCACGTGAAACTCACGGCTAAGGGGCTTTTCCGCAACCTCCAGCTGCCGGCAGCCTGCAAGAAGACCACCGTGGTCTTTCACTCAGGTTTGagacactctctttctctctctgtctgtttctctgtctctctctatttctttctgtgtctctctcacattgATTCTTCTGATTCATTATGCATGTtacatattttactgtaaataatccattttatataattatactaATAATTAATGCAGTTGGCACTCATTTTTGCAAATTGCAGATTTTGTTGTGACAGCTAaggaaaaaacataataaaaaataaataaaaaaagaaagaatattAAAAATTGATTCTGAATCATTCCAAAAGAATCAAATCAAAATGAACTGTGTCAAATGAATCAGATAGAATTGAATCCTTCCAATGGAGTCAAATTTGAACTGTACCCAAAAAATTAGGCTTGCAATGATCTAAGAACACAGgaaagaatctctctctctctctctctctctctctctctctctctctctctctctctctctctctctctctctctctctttctctcccctccgGCTCCCTCTCCACTCCGCTGTTTTccctcctcttttcttcctTCTTGTTTACTCCACATTCAGTGCGTGTTAAAAGAGGAGTGTAGCAGTATTCACTACTGTATTATCACAATAACAGCagtcgtttgtgtgtgtgtgtgtgtgtgtgtgtgggggggggggggtgtatatgTGCATATGTGGTTACATTGCCGGGGGGCACCATGTGCAATGCTTGCTTCTTTTTTCCTCATTAGtactgaagctgtgtgtgtttgtgtgtcacgTGTTTGCTGTTCTGTATCTTCTTTAAAGCCTTAAACTCTTGGAATGATGTCAGATTAAAATGTAGGTTAGAGCTTTTCTCCACAGAGGTCAGTTTAGGATGtactccctatctctctctctctctctctctctctctctctctctctttctctctctctctctctctctctctctctctctctctctctatatatatatatatatatatatatatatatatatatttctctatctctctatctctctctctatctatctctcaccttctctctcaagctcactctttctcttgctgTTCCACTGAGGATATTCCAAGACACACTGAAAtcttccaaacacacacacacaaattcatgcGCAAGCTGTCAGATCAGGAGAACAGGAGATTCACATGtctgtttccatggaaacaggTATGATGGAGCATGGATGTCTTTTTTTAGaatgcacaacacacacacacacacacacacacagaatgtatatatatacctAGTACCAATTTACTAGTTGTCTTCAATAGCTGTGGTATTACACCTTAATAACATATATACATATCCACCCTAACATCACTATACCCAGGGCCAAACATCAGCAAGAGTGCTGTAAAGCCCCactgcaatgttccagcatctagagTAAAGATTGGAGACTCTTTTTGTAGCAAAGAGGAACACACACTAGATTAATACCATTCAACAGTCCTCACAAGTGCAGGAGAGTTCCACACAGTCAGTGTGTAAACATGTTTGTTGTCCCCACAATGAGATAAATACCTGATGCACAAACTCACTTGGATCTACGTGTGTAAGCTGGAGACCCACTTTCGCATGAGCATGTGATTTTGAGCTTTAAACATGGCGCACACACTCCGGCCAAATTGGGACAAACCAGAGCCTACCTCTTTTCCTCATCCCTCTGCTCGCTCTGTCTATCCCTCTTTCCATCCCTCTGTACATCCCGCTGTCCACTGACCTTTACTCTGTCCGTCAGTTTATCAGCATGTGATTTGTGATAATCTGAAAACAGCCGCTGGCCTCGTTCTCATAATCCTGGATTATTCCC from Hoplias malabaricus isolate fHopMal1 chromosome 2, fHopMal1.hap1, whole genome shotgun sequence encodes the following:
- the mtus1b gene encoding microtubule-associated tumor suppressor 1 homolog, producing the protein MSELQPSSRTMKPPNEVQHSLKLPLQTGSVDATTFTECSILSSASSSSSASPDSMRSLSSLSNGRTDSPLDVDMAEGIIMVRKVTTGEDDSGIQSPDCRLENDNENSVSVYLDAKEESWSKIYDDQDNVTLILTHKQDPNNDRSDAQSNGDHGRRSSEDSSATEAALCCSGYEEVDNDEEEDSFLSLSSADLGMKCHDESEEAQMQSSSRCTMVEHLSVIHQENPGLPEPHSDAQGKNTAIILDLVLVSELHQERMDHHTEENQMQSSTKALDMSLVGELLQEALVESVELHTEKDPGNTFQHQVPEEPMELLTEEDQVQNSARILEVGPVRERHQGALHESMELHAEEEQMQSSMNELYQEELQKAAQLHIEEGQSQRSSRRPSVDPGYEDQEAMEFYTEEGQMQSYVERLDVSPLSLLHQDSVPEPAEPLVEISPSPAPCLSLLHLSQPKQDLENMTISSTPTVTDSPSKAKPTSQSQKYSPGQVQTRPSARTSLTKATRAEIKRFPRPDLKNVKPKVISRSSSAPRPVTASQSGAGTERKLPPTRGRPANRKEQDADGIVKKTKRSSSNQARTTVPDIKSRAIIFQVERNDARQSSEMVINDNQGQNERTMVMEVVKEEHECCNEEVNLEDLPEEIPKDIDPTNSRGSGVKTPRVVGGRTGISKMCGPASSCKPLQKAAISKLPIKSGSLPTSLSSSSLGSAASDNRGVVQVMKGEEKTVRPSCSSLSKPANNKTADLRNRANATPAKHTGQKPIRSPVKTTQNARSGSAKTNPPPAVEKSSKGVRSVNGRPYVGGGGRGGGRGGGEGGVQGVLGVPHGEEEEEKHLRLQNEKKNQCILQLRQMVAHGNRRLEALALVVQHIFTEKEEALKQKNEVSLQLKNLREELASSVSCCERERKEKEEVCVALEAAVCKLQQQHQAELAQLEDTLRDFYSAEWDKTHQAYQDEADKYRALMQQQVEEVRMKQEALRKEQKAAHTQEMEVLKQEYETALEDFRKTHENDIQELDNKRKQSEAFMNEKLERLMEENEALRERLKEEEERRKALSNKNQKDPHLLYLEQELESLKVVLEIKTSQLHQQDKKLMQMDKLVESNVKLEESLKKLQQENEDYKARMDKHAALSRQLSTEQAMLQQTLQMESKVNKRLSMENEELLWKLHNGDLSSPRRLSPSSPFHSPRNSASFPSAPISPR